From a region of the Brevibacterium siliguriense genome:
- the putP gene encoding sodium/proline symporter PutP, translating into MSETTFRTIAIVLYFIGMLAIGWFAYRKTKNNLDDFMLAGRGLRPSVAALSAGASDMSGWLLMGLPGAIYMHGLIEAWIAIGLTIGAWVNWKIVAPRLRAFTEKAGDSITIPSFFEQRLKDRTRLLRIVCGIIILVFFTFYVSSGMVAAGKFFESSFGLNYLGGMLLVAAITMVYTLFGGFLGATLTDVAQGLLMFAALVAVPIVAVINAGGPSTVIHNVSEIDPGLLNLFGSEGFWTFATITSVVSALAWGLGYFGQPHIIVRFMALRTPADATVARRIGVGWMGVSALGAIATAIVGISYFSQHADMEPADAETVFLDLAQILFHPFIAGLVLAAVLAAIMSTISSQLVVTSSALIEDLFKIVALRAGSTRTLQDKTYVLLGRLGVLVVAVIAVVLAISPSNSILDLVAFAWAGFGASFGPIVLLTLFWKRLSNWGALFGLLSGAIVAFVWGQVSTPMTDAIYEIIPGFIVNLIVAVIVSRFTYKHDEAADIEFDDSVELSRVK; encoded by the coding sequence ATGTCGGAAACCACTTTCCGCACGATTGCAATCGTCCTCTACTTCATCGGCATGCTGGCCATCGGCTGGTTCGCCTACCGTAAGACGAAGAACAACCTCGATGACTTTATGCTCGCAGGACGTGGGCTGCGGCCCAGCGTTGCGGCACTGAGCGCCGGCGCATCGGATATGTCCGGCTGGCTTCTGATGGGCCTGCCCGGCGCCATCTATATGCACGGTCTCATCGAAGCCTGGATCGCCATCGGCCTGACCATCGGGGCCTGGGTCAATTGGAAGATCGTCGCTCCACGGCTTCGGGCGTTCACGGAGAAGGCCGGCGACTCGATCACGATTCCGAGCTTCTTCGAACAGCGACTGAAGGATCGGACCCGACTGCTGCGCATCGTCTGCGGCATCATCATCCTCGTCTTCTTCACCTTCTACGTCTCTTCGGGCATGGTCGCGGCCGGCAAATTCTTCGAGTCGAGCTTCGGGCTCAACTACCTCGGCGGGATGCTCCTCGTCGCCGCGATCACGATGGTCTACACCCTCTTCGGCGGCTTCCTCGGTGCGACTCTCACCGACGTCGCGCAGGGTCTGCTGATGTTCGCCGCTCTGGTGGCCGTGCCGATCGTCGCCGTCATCAACGCCGGCGGCCCCTCGACCGTGATCCACAACGTCTCCGAGATCGATCCCGGCCTGCTCAACCTCTTCGGGTCCGAGGGCTTCTGGACCTTCGCAACCATCACCTCCGTCGTCTCGGCCCTGGCTTGGGGACTGGGCTACTTCGGACAGCCGCACATCATTGTGCGCTTCATGGCTCTGCGTACTCCCGCCGATGCCACCGTCGCCCGACGCATCGGCGTCGGCTGGATGGGCGTCTCCGCTCTCGGAGCGATCGCCACCGCCATCGTCGGCATCTCCTACTTCTCCCAGCACGCGGACATGGAGCCCGCCGATGCCGAGACCGTCTTCCTCGACCTCGCGCAGATCCTCTTCCACCCGTTCATCGCCGGCCTCGTGCTGGCTGCGGTGCTGGCGGCGATCATGTCGACGATCTCCTCTCAGCTCGTCGTCACGTCATCGGCTCTCATCGAGGATCTGTTCAAGATCGTCGCCCTGCGTGCCGGATCCACGCGCACGCTGCAGGACAAGACGTATGTGCTGCTCGGCCGTCTCGGCGTGCTCGTCGTCGCCGTCATCGCGGTGGTGCTCGCGATCTCGCCGTCGAACAGCATCCTCGACCTCGTCGCGTTCGCGTGGGCCGGTTTCGGCGCCTCGTTCGGCCCGATCGTCCTGCTCACCCTGTTCTGGAAGCGTCTGAGCAATTGGGGCGCCCTGTTCGGCCTGCTCTCCGGTGCGATCGTGGCCTTCGTATGGGGCCAGGTGAGCACCCCGATGACGGACGCGATCTACGAGATCATCCCCGGCTTCATCGTCAACCTCATCGTCGCCGTCATCGTCAGCCGCTTCACGTACAAACACGATGAGGCCGCTGACATCGAGTTCGACGATTCGGTGGAGCTCTCGCGAGTGAAGTGA
- the rplQ gene encoding 50S ribosomal protein L17: MPTPTKGPRLGGSPTHERMMLNNLAAQLFEHKQIKTTVTKAKRLRPVAERMITNAKKGDLAARRRVLGQISDKSIVHELFTSIAETMAERPGGYTRITKIGPRPGDNAPMAVIELVLEPYSPKQATVKEAEQAAAAAAAPAEEAPADAEVVDEAPAEDAAVEADAVEAEAVEADAETAEESSEAAEEK; encoded by the coding sequence ATGCCAACCCCAACCAAGGGCCCCCGCCTCGGCGGATCGCCCACACACGAGCGCATGATGCTCAACAACCTGGCAGCCCAGCTGTTCGAGCACAAGCAGATCAAGACGACCGTGACCAAGGCCAAGCGCCTGCGTCCGGTTGCCGAGCGCATGATCACGAACGCCAAGAAGGGTGACCTGGCCGCACGTCGTCGCGTGCTCGGCCAGATCTCCGACAAGTCGATCGTGCACGAGCTCTTCACCTCGATCGCCGAAACGATGGCCGAGCGTCCCGGTGGATACACCCGTATCACCAAGATCGGTCCCCGCCCCGGCGACAACGCCCCGATGGCCGTCATCGAACTGGTCCTCGAGCCCTACTCGCCGAAGCAGGCAACCGTGAAGGAAGCCGAGCAGGCTGCCGCTGCTGCGGCGGCCCCGGCAGAAGAGGCACCGGCTGATGCAGAGGTCGTCGACGAGGCTCCGGCCGAAGACGCCGCTGTCGAGGCAGACGCTGTTGAAGCTGAGGCCGTCGAGGCCGACGCCGAGACCGCTGAAGAGTCCTCCGAGGCTGCCGAGGAGAAGTAA
- a CDS encoding DNA-directed RNA polymerase subunit alpha has protein sequence MLIAQRPTLTEEVVSDNRSRFAIEPLEPGFGYTLGNSLRRTLLSSIPGAAVTSIRIDGVLHEFSTVPGVKEDVTEFILNLKSLVVSSEFDEPVVAYLRKQGPGTVTAADVSAPAGVEIHNPDLHIATLNGEGRLDMELTIERGRGYVSSAQNKNADAEIGRIPVDSIYSPVLKVTYKVEATRVEQRTDFDRLVLDVETKPSMTPRDAIASAGKTLVELFGLARELNVEAEGIEIGPSPVDAALAADLALAIEDLDLTVRSYNCLKREGIHTVGELVARSEADLMDIRNFGSKSIDEVKAKLNELGLSLKDSPAGFEAGLVDEDQSYVEDEQY, from the coding sequence GTGCTCATTGCACAGCGCCCAACGCTCACGGAAGAAGTCGTCTCCGATAACCGCTCACGGTTCGCCATCGAACCGCTCGAGCCAGGATTCGGCTACACCCTCGGCAACTCGCTTCGCCGGACCCTGCTGTCCTCGATCCCTGGTGCCGCCGTCACATCCATCCGGATCGACGGAGTGCTCCACGAGTTCAGCACCGTGCCGGGAGTCAAGGAGGATGTCACTGAGTTCATCCTCAACCTGAAGTCCCTGGTCGTATCGTCCGAATTCGACGAACCGGTCGTCGCCTACCTGCGCAAGCAGGGACCTGGCACCGTGACCGCTGCCGATGTCTCTGCTCCTGCTGGGGTCGAGATCCACAATCCGGACCTGCACATCGCCACGCTGAATGGTGAGGGACGTCTGGACATGGAACTGACCATCGAACGTGGACGCGGATACGTTTCGAGCGCTCAGAACAAGAACGCGGACGCAGAGATCGGCCGGATCCCGGTCGATTCGATCTACTCTCCGGTTCTCAAGGTCACCTACAAGGTCGAAGCCACGCGTGTCGAACAGCGCACCGACTTCGATCGTCTGGTCCTCGACGTCGAAACCAAGCCCTCGATGACTCCGCGCGATGCCATCGCATCTGCGGGCAAGACCCTGGTCGAACTCTTCGGCCTGGCGCGAGAGCTCAACGTCGAAGCTGAAGGCATCGAGATCGGTCCCTCGCCTGTGGACGCGGCACTGGCCGCCGACCTGGCGCTGGCGATCGAAGACCTCGACCTGACCGTGCGCTCCTACAACTGCCTCAAGCGCGAAGGCATCCACACCGTCGGTGAGCTCGTTGCTCGCAGCGAAGCCGACCTGATGGATATCCGCAACTTCGGTTCGAAGTCGATCGACGAGGTCAAGGCGAAGCTCAACGAGCTCGGCCTGAGCCTCAAGGACAGTCCTGCCGGGTTCGAAGCCGGCCTCGTTGATGAGGACCAGTCCTACGTCGAAGACGAACAGTACTGA
- the rpsK gene encoding 30S ribosomal protein S11 yields the protein MPPKSRAATVRKPRRKLKKNIVAGQAHIKSTFNNTIVSITDPTGAVISWASSGEIGFKGSRKSTPYAAQMAAESAARRAQEHGLKKVDVFVKGPGSGRETAIRSLQAAGLELGTIQDVTPVPFNGCRPPKRRRG from the coding sequence ATGCCTCCCAAGTCACGCGCCGCTACAGTGCGCAAGCCTCGCCGCAAGCTGAAGAAGAATATCGTTGCCGGCCAGGCTCACATCAAATCAACCTTCAACAACACCATCGTGTCGATCACCGATCCGACCGGTGCTGTCATCTCCTGGGCCTCCTCAGGTGAGATCGGCTTCAAGGGTTCGCGCAAGTCGACCCCGTACGCCGCTCAGATGGCTGCTGAATCGGCTGCTCGCCGGGCACAGGAACACGGCCTGAAGAAGGTCGACGTGTTCGTCAAGGGACCGGGCTCGGGCCGCGAAACGGCTATCCGTTCGCTGCAGGCCGCCGGCCTGGAACTGGGAACCATCCAGGATGTCACCCCTGTTCCGTTCAACGGCTGCCGTCCCCCCAAGCGCCGCCGCGGCTGA
- the rpsM gene encoding 30S ribosomal protein S13: protein MARLAGVDIPREKRVEVALTYIYGVGRTRARQTLTETGISPDTRVKDLSDAELVQLRDYIEGTFQVEGDLRREVAADIRRKVEIGSYEGLRHRRGLPVRGQRTKTNARTRKGPKRTVAGKKK from the coding sequence ATGGCACGACTTGCCGGAGTCGACATCCCGCGTGAAAAGCGCGTGGAAGTCGCCTTGACTTACATCTATGGTGTGGGCCGCACCCGTGCGCGCCAGACCCTGACCGAAACGGGAATCAGCCCTGATACCCGTGTGAAGGACTTGAGCGACGCAGAGCTCGTCCAGCTGCGTGACTACATCGAGGGCACATTCCAGGTTGAGGGTGACCTCCGTCGTGAGGTGGCCGCCGATATCCGCCGCAAGGTCGAAATCGGAAGCTATGAAGGCCTGCGTCACCGCCGCGGTCTGCCGGTTCGCGGTCAGCGGACCAAGACGAATGCGCGTACCCGCAAGGGACCCAAGCGCACCGTGGCCGGTAAGAAGAAGTAA
- the rpmJ gene encoding 50S ribosomal protein L36 gives MKVKPSVKKICENCQITRRHGRVIVICSNPRHKQRQG, from the coding sequence ATGAAGGTTAAGCCCAGCGTCAAGAAGATCTGCGAGAACTGCCAGATTACCCGCCGTCACGGCCGGGTCATCGTCATCTGCTCCAACCCGCGCCACAAGCAGCGCCAGGGCTGA
- the infA gene encoding translation initiation factor IF-1, producing the protein MAKKEGVIEIEGTVVEALPNASFRVELSNGHKVLAHISGKMRQHYIRILPEDRVIVELSPYDLSRGRIVYRYK; encoded by the coding sequence ATGGCCAAAAAAGAAGGGGTCATTGAGATCGAAGGCACCGTTGTCGAGGCTCTGCCGAACGCATCGTTCCGGGTTGAGCTGAGCAACGGGCACAAGGTGCTCGCACATATCTCCGGAAAGATGCGTCAGCACTATATCCGCATCCTTCCCGAGGACCGGGTCATCGTGGAGCTGTCTCCATACGATCTCTCGCGCGGACGAATCGTTTACCGCTACAAGTAA
- a CDS encoding MalY/PatB family protein, producing the protein MSDFDAITEESLVAKGGRKWSSFPGSIGAFIAEMDFGVTPAVRQSLQTIDDRDLYGYAPADLVADLRTATSSFCSERFGWKIPVGHIEPASDVLAAFLGVLTHLTPPDTPIVLPTPAYMPFFDVARVTGRELIEVPMLRSESGWSLDLDAIASALTPGATFVLCNPHNPIGKVYTEAELIALADVVEAVGARVFSDEIHAPVVYAPARHIPYATLTEATAAHTATATAASKAFNIPGLKCAQLILTSPTDREVWAEKGQFVSGAASNPGILATTAAYTRGNDWLSEVNGYLKGNRDHFTDLVGSLLPSATYIEPEGTYLAWLDLRGYGLESGLSDLIRSRAEVAVTEGRLCGEVGAGHIRFNFALPRPLLIEAVERIARIL; encoded by the coding sequence ATGTCCGATTTCGATGCCATCACCGAGGAGTCCCTGGTTGCCAAGGGCGGCCGAAAGTGGTCGTCGTTCCCCGGCTCCATCGGCGCCTTCATCGCCGAGATGGACTTCGGGGTCACTCCCGCGGTGCGTCAGTCTCTGCAGACCATCGACGATCGCGACCTCTACGGCTATGCCCCCGCCGATCTCGTCGCCGACCTCAGAACGGCGACCTCGAGCTTCTGTTCGGAGCGATTCGGCTGGAAGATCCCGGTCGGCCACATCGAACCGGCCAGTGATGTGTTGGCTGCTTTCCTCGGCGTGCTCACCCACCTCACCCCGCCAGACACTCCGATCGTGCTGCCGACACCGGCCTATATGCCGTTCTTCGACGTCGCTCGGGTGACCGGTCGTGAGCTCATCGAAGTCCCGATGCTGCGATCGGAGAGCGGCTGGTCCCTCGACCTCGACGCCATCGCCTCCGCGCTGACCCCCGGCGCGACGTTCGTCCTGTGCAACCCCCACAATCCGATCGGCAAGGTCTACACCGAAGCAGAGCTGATCGCCCTCGCCGACGTCGTCGAGGCGGTCGGCGCCCGGGTGTTCTCCGATGAGATCCATGCTCCTGTCGTCTATGCGCCCGCGCGACACATCCCCTATGCCACTCTCACCGAGGCGACCGCCGCACACACCGCCACCGCGACAGCCGCGTCGAAGGCCTTCAACATCCCCGGTCTCAAATGCGCCCAGCTCATCCTCACCTCCCCCACCGACCGTGAGGTCTGGGCAGAGAAGGGACAGTTCGTCTCCGGCGCTGCGTCGAACCCGGGGATCCTCGCGACCACAGCAGCGTATACGCGTGGGAATGACTGGCTGAGCGAAGTCAACGGCTATCTCAAGGGAAATCGCGACCACTTCACCGATCTCGTCGGCTCACTGCTGCCGAGTGCCACCTATATCGAGCCCGAGGGCACCTACCTGGCATGGTTGGATCTCCGGGGCTATGGCCTGGAGTCGGGGCTGTCCGATCTCATCCGATCCCGCGCCGAGGTGGCCGTGACCGAAGGACGGCTGTGCGGTGAGGTCGGGGCCGGTCATATCCGGTTCAACTTCGCCCTCCCCCGTCCGCTCCTCATCGAAGCGGTCGAAAGGATCGCCCGGATTCTCTGA
- the map gene encoding type I methionyl aminopeptidase, with protein sequence MIFGPRIELKTPAELELMHRAGQLTRKVLTAARSAAVPGASTAEVDAAAEAVIDSAGARSNFKGYQGFPAVVCISVNEEIVHGIPGSRVLEAGDIVSIDGGAIVEGFHGDSALTMIVGGDEAGTAADRELSTATEAAMWAGIAAFATGTKVSDIGDAIDDFVSESYPHLGLVEEFTGHGIGTSMHMAPEVLNYRARSNGPKIKPGMCLAIEPMLTTGGADTRTLADDWTVVTADGSRASHWEHSVARHGGGVWVLTAADGGAAGLAPFGITPVPPKGA encoded by the coding sequence ATGATCTTCGGACCTCGTATCGAGCTGAAGACTCCCGCGGAGCTTGAGCTCATGCATCGGGCCGGGCAGCTGACACGCAAAGTGCTGACAGCGGCCCGGTCCGCGGCCGTTCCCGGGGCCAGCACCGCCGAGGTGGACGCCGCCGCCGAAGCCGTCATCGACTCCGCCGGCGCCCGCTCGAACTTCAAGGGGTATCAGGGATTCCCCGCGGTCGTGTGCATCTCCGTGAACGAGGAGATCGTCCACGGCATCCCGGGCTCCCGTGTCCTCGAAGCCGGGGACATCGTCTCAATCGACGGCGGTGCGATCGTCGAAGGCTTCCACGGAGACTCGGCACTGACGATGATCGTCGGAGGCGACGAAGCCGGCACAGCCGCCGATCGTGAGCTGTCAACCGCCACCGAGGCGGCCATGTGGGCCGGCATCGCAGCGTTCGCAACAGGCACGAAGGTCAGCGACATCGGAGACGCCATCGATGACTTCGTCTCGGAGTCCTACCCTCATCTGGGTCTCGTCGAAGAGTTCACCGGCCATGGCATCGGCACCTCGATGCATATGGCCCCCGAGGTGCTCAACTACCGTGCGCGTTCGAACGGCCCCAAGATCAAACCCGGCATGTGTCTGGCGATCGAGCCGATGCTCACCACCGGCGGTGCGGATACACGCACGCTCGCCGACGACTGGACGGTCGTGACAGCGGATGGTTCACGAGCGAGCCATTGGGAACACAGCGTGGCTCGCCATGGTGGGGGAGTCTGGGTACTCACGGCCGCCGACGGGGGTGCGGCCGGGCTGGCACCGTTCGGAATCACTCCCGTGCCTCCGAAGGGCGCCTGA
- a CDS encoding adenylate kinase has product MSSRIILIGPPGAGKGTQAARLSEALGVPAISTGDIFRANVKGETELGKLAKRYMDAGEYVPDEVTNSMVADRLAQDDAADGFLLDGYPRTSAQVDELDRILAAEDKSIEHVVELTADTDEVVARLLARAQTDGRSDDSEDVIRHRLDVYEEQTQPLTDIYRSRGLLRQVDGLGEVEDITERILSTIR; this is encoded by the coding sequence ATGAGTTCACGCATCATCCTGATCGGCCCTCCCGGCGCCGGCAAGGGCACCCAGGCTGCACGCCTGTCCGAGGCGCTCGGCGTCCCGGCCATCTCGACCGGAGACATCTTCCGCGCGAATGTGAAGGGTGAGACGGAGCTGGGCAAGCTCGCCAAGCGCTATATGGACGCCGGAGAGTACGTACCCGACGAGGTCACGAACTCCATGGTCGCCGATCGCCTGGCCCAGGATGATGCTGCCGATGGGTTCCTCCTCGACGGTTATCCCCGCACGAGCGCTCAGGTCGATGAGCTCGACAGGATCCTCGCTGCCGAGGACAAGTCCATCGAACACGTCGTCGAACTCACGGCCGACACCGACGAGGTCGTCGCCCGTCTGCTCGCCCGTGCTCAGACCGACGGCCGCAGCGACGACAGCGAAGACGTCATCCGCCACCGCCTCGACGTCTACGAAGAGCAGACGCAGCCGCTGACCGATATCTACCGCAGCCGCGGACTGCTGCGCCAGGTGGACGGACTGGGCGAGGTCGAGGACATCACCGAACGCATCCTGTCGACCATTCGATGA
- the secY gene encoding preprotein translocase subunit SecY, with protein MIGAIRRAFRTPDLRKKLLFTLGILVIFRLGSFIPSPGIDYTKVQECVASPQLNEGGFAMINLFSGGALLQLSIFALGIMPYITASIIVQLLRVVIPRFEALHKEGASGQAKLTQYTRYLTIGLAVLNSTTLVATVRSGALFGDVQNCQDLIANDTWWGIAVLVLTLTAGTGLIMWLGEQITEHGVGNGMSLLIFTSVASAFPSSLGAIFREQGVDIFLIVMAVGLVLVALVVFVEQSQRRVPVQYAKRMVGRRMFGGTSTYIPIKVNMAGVIPVIFASSVLYLPSLISQFFDPESKWVEWINTYFTRGDHPIYITVYALLTIFFAYFYVAITFNPEEVADNMKKYGGFIPGIRAGRPTAEYLSYVLSRINFPGSLYLAFVALIPLIALVLINANQNFPFGGTSLLIVVGVGLETVKQIDAQMQQRHYEGLLR; from the coding sequence TTGATCGGCGCAATCCGGAGGGCCTTCAGAACGCCCGACTTGAGGAAGAAACTCCTCTTCACCCTGGGCATTCTTGTCATCTTCCGACTCGGCTCGTTCATTCCCTCGCCTGGCATCGACTACACCAAGGTGCAGGAATGCGTGGCTTCGCCTCAGCTCAATGAGGGCGGATTCGCAATGATCAACCTCTTCAGCGGCGGCGCGCTGCTGCAGCTGTCGATCTTCGCCCTGGGCATCATGCCGTATATCACCGCGAGCATCATCGTCCAGCTCCTGCGCGTGGTCATTCCCCGCTTCGAAGCCCTCCACAAGGAAGGTGCCTCCGGTCAGGCGAAGCTGACCCAGTACACCCGCTACCTGACCATCGGTCTAGCAGTCCTCAACTCGACGACCCTGGTGGCGACCGTCCGCTCCGGCGCACTGTTCGGCGACGTCCAGAACTGCCAGGACCTCATCGCCAACGACACCTGGTGGGGCATCGCAGTCCTCGTCCTCACTCTGACCGCAGGCACCGGCCTGATCATGTGGCTGGGCGAGCAGATCACCGAGCACGGTGTGGGCAACGGAATGTCGCTGCTCATCTTCACCTCCGTCGCCTCCGCCTTCCCGTCCTCTCTCGGCGCGATCTTCCGCGAGCAGGGCGTCGACATCTTCCTCATCGTGATGGCGGTCGGTCTCGTCCTCGTCGCCCTCGTCGTATTCGTCGAGCAGTCGCAGCGTCGAGTTCCCGTCCAGTATGCCAAGCGCATGGTGGGCCGCCGGATGTTCGGCGGAACCTCGACCTATATCCCGATCAAGGTGAATATGGCCGGTGTCATCCCAGTCATCTTCGCCTCCTCGGTGCTCTACCTGCCGAGCCTGATCTCGCAGTTCTTCGATCCCGAGTCGAAGTGGGTCGAATGGATCAACACCTACTTCACTCGCGGTGATCACCCGATCTACATCACCGTCTACGCACTGCTGACGATCTTCTTCGCCTACTTCTATGTCGCCATCACCTTCAACCCGGAAGAGGTGGCGGACAACATGAAGAAGTACGGCGGCTTCATCCCAGGTATCCGTGCCGGTCGCCCGACCGCCGAATACTTGAGCTACGTACTCAGCCGCATCAACTTCCCCGGCTCGCTCTACCTTGCCTTCGTCGCCCTCATCCCGCTGATCGCGCTGGTGCTCATCAACGCCAACCAGAACTTCCCGTTCGGCGGCACCTCCCTGCTGATCGTCGTCGGTGTCGGCCTCGAAACGGTCAAGCAGATCGACGCGCAGATGCAGCAGCGCCACTATGAGGGCCTGCTGCGCTGA
- the rplO gene encoding 50S ribosomal protein L15, whose translation MSNNDSLKLHDLRPAPGAKTAKTRVGRGEASKGKTAGRGTKGTKARYQVPHGFEGGQTPMHMRLPKLRGFKNPAKVEFQVVNLDKLSSLFPEGGDVTVADLVEKGAVRAKQPVKVLGTGEITVALNITADKFSGSAAEKIKAAGGSANEA comes from the coding sequence ATGTCGAACAACGACTCGCTGAAGCTGCACGATCTGCGCCCCGCCCCCGGAGCCAAGACCGCCAAGACCCGCGTCGGTCGTGGTGAGGCTTCGAAGGGCAAGACGGCCGGACGCGGAACCAAGGGCACGAAGGCCCGTTACCAGGTTCCGCACGGCTTCGAGGGCGGCCAGACCCCGATGCACATGCGTCTGCCGAAGCTGCGCGGATTCAAGAACCCTGCCAAGGTGGAGTTCCAGGTTGTCAACCTCGACAAGCTGTCCAGCCTGTTCCCCGAGGGCGGAGACGTCACCGTCGCCGATCTCGTGGAGAAGGGCGCTGTGCGCGCTAAGCAGCCCGTCAAGGTTCTCGGCACGGGTGAGATCACCGTGGCGCTGAACATCACTGCAGATAAGTTCTCCGGCTCTGCAGCCGAGAAGATCAAGGCTGCAGGCGGAAGCGCCAACGAGGCCTGA
- the rpmD gene encoding 50S ribosomal protein L30, which produces MAKLKITQRKSAIGYRQNQRDTLRSLGLKRTNDVVVQEDRPAIRGMINTVRHIVTVEEVD; this is translated from the coding sequence ATGGCAAAGCTCAAGATTACTCAGCGCAAGTCCGCAATCGGATACCGGCAGAACCAGCGCGACACGCTGCGTTCGCTCGGTCTCAAGCGGACCAACGACGTTGTGGTGCAGGAAGATCGCCCAGCGATCCGGGGTATGATCAACACTGTCCGCCACATCGTGACTGTGGAAGAGGTCGATTGA
- the rpsE gene encoding 30S ribosomal protein S5: MSTEENKEQQETAETRTDNNGDRSSRGRGQGGQGRGRGEGRGRGGRNDREDKNQFIEHVITINRVSKVVKGGRRFSFTALVVVGDGDGMVGMGYGKAKEVPAAIAKGVEEAKKNFFRVPRIQKTIPHPIQGEEAAGVVLLRPAAPGTGVIAGGPVRAVLDAAGVQDVLSKSLGSANAINIVHAAITALKGLERPEEVAARRGLPVDEVAPHALLRAAAESGAKS; the protein is encoded by the coding sequence ATGAGCACAGAAGAGAACAAGGAACAGCAGGAGACTGCTGAGACCCGCACCGACAACAACGGTGACCGTTCCTCCCGTGGCCGCGGCCAGGGCGGTCAGGGTCGCGGACGCGGCGAAGGCCGTGGACGCGGCGGTCGCAACGACCGTGAAGACAAGAACCAGTTCATCGAACACGTCATCACGATCAACCGCGTGTCGAAGGTCGTCAAGGGCGGACGTCGGTTCTCCTTCACGGCTCTCGTCGTGGTCGGAGATGGCGACGGCATGGTTGGCATGGGCTACGGCAAGGCGAAGGAAGTTCCTGCCGCCATCGCCAAGGGTGTCGAGGAAGCGAAGAAGAACTTCTTCCGCGTTCCCCGCATCCAGAAGACCATTCCGCACCCGATCCAGGGCGAGGAAGCCGCAGGCGTCGTCCTGCTGCGTCCGGCCGCTCCTGGTACCGGTGTCATCGCCGGTGGACCTGTTCGTGCGGTCCTCGATGCGGCAGGCGTCCAGGACGTCCTGTCCAAGTCGCTGGGCTCGGCGAACGCGATCAACATCGTGCACGCCGCGATCACCGCACTGAAGGGCCTTGAGCGTCCGGAAGAGGTTGCGGCTCGCCGTGGCCTGCCCGTCGACGAGGTTGCTCCGCACGCTTTGCTGCGAGCAGCTGCTGAAAGTGGGGCGAAGTCCTGA
- the rplR gene encoding 50S ribosomal protein L18 produces MAFGKKESYGKGRAAARKRRHARLRKHVSGTTERPRLSVTRSTRHVFVQVIDDTVGKTLVSASTMEADLRTFEGDKTGKARKVGELVAQRAKDAGIDSVVFDRGGNAYHGRVQAIAEGAREGGLAL; encoded by the coding sequence ATGGCCTTTGGCAAGAAGGAAAGCTACGGCAAAGGCAGGGCAGCTGCTCGCAAGCGTCGTCACGCTCGTCTGCGCAAGCATGTCAGCGGCACGACCGAGCGCCCTCGCCTCTCAGTGACGCGCTCCACGCGCCACGTCTTCGTCCAGGTCATCGACGACACCGTCGGCAAGACCCTGGTCTCGGCCTCCACCATGGAAGCCGACCTGCGGACATTCGAAGGCGATAAGACCGGCAAGGCCCGCAAGGTGGGCGAGCTGGTTGCTCAGCGCGCAAAGGACGCCGGAATCGACTCCGTCGTCTTCGACCGTGGAGGCAATGCCTACCACGGCCGTGTGCAGGCAATCGCCGAAGGTGCCCGTGAAGGAGGATTGGCCCTATGA
- the rplF gene encoding 50S ribosomal protein L6, which produces MSRIGKNPISVPSGVEVKVDGQDVAVKGPKGELSVTISEPITVSLEDGVITVARPDEERESRSLHGLSRTLINNMIVGVTEGYSKALEIVGTGYRVLAKGSNLEFALGYSHPIVVEPPEGISFSVDGQTKVAVHGIDKQLVGETAANIRKLRKPEPYKGKGVRYAGEIVRRKVGKAGK; this is translated from the coding sequence ATGTCACGTATTGGCAAGAACCCGATCTCCGTTCCCAGCGGCGTCGAGGTCAAGGTCGACGGCCAGGATGTCGCCGTCAAGGGACCTAAGGGCGAGCTGTCCGTCACCATCTCCGAGCCGATCACCGTATCGCTCGAAGACGGTGTCATCACAGTGGCCCGTCCGGACGAAGAGCGTGAATCGCGTTCGCTGCACGGATTGTCCCGCACGCTCATCAACAACATGATCGTCGGTGTGACCGAAGGCTACTCCAAGGCCCTCGAGATCGTCGGAACCGGTTACCGTGTCCTGGCCAAGGGATCGAACCTCGAGTTCGCCCTCGGCTACAGCCACCCGATCGTCGTCGAACCGCCGGAGGGAATCTCCTTCAGCGTCGACGGTCAGACCAAGGTCGCTGTCCACGGAATCGACAAGCAGCTCGTCGGTGAGACCGCTGCGAACATCCGGAAGCTGCGCAAGCCCGAGCCTTACAAGGGCAAGGGTGTGCGTTACGCCGGCGAAATCGTCCGTCGCAAGGTCGGAAAGGCTGGTAAGTGA